The Tenacibaculum jejuense genome includes a window with the following:
- the ileS gene encoding isoleucine--tRNA ligase — MSKNFTEYKGLNLPKVAEEILNYWEENNIFEKSVTTREGNEPFVFFEGPPSANGLPGIHHVMARSIKDIFCRYKTQKGYQVKRKAGWDTHGLPVELGVEKELGITKEDIGSKITVEEYNEACKKAVMRYTDIWNDLTHKMGYWVDMEDPYITYKSKYMESVWWLLKQMYNKDLIYKGYTIQPYSPKAGTGLSSHELNQPGCYRDVTDTTVVAQFKAVEETLPDFLQNEGTIYFLAWTTTPWTLPSNTALTVGPKIDYVLVETYNQYTFEPINVVLAKNLVSKQFAGKKFNKVEAKSDLIAYKEGDKQIPFYVVKEFKGADLINIKYEQLIDYVLPYENAENAFRVIGGDFVTTEDGTGIVHTAPTFGADDAFVAKQAVPEIPPLLVLDENGNAVPLVDLQGRFRPELKEFGGKYVKNEYYTEDAPEKSIDVEIAIKLKTENKAFKVEKYVHSYPHCWRTDKPVLYYPLDSWFIKVTDKKDRMFDLNETINWKPKSTGEGRFGNWLKNANDWNLSRSRFWGIPLPIWRTEDGTEQICIGSLEELKSEIAKAVEAGVMDSDIFAEFEVGNMSEENYDKVDLHKNVVDKIILVSASGKPMQRESDLIDVWFDSGSMPYAQWHYPFENKELIDNKESYPANFIAEGVDQTRGWFYTLHAIGTMVFDSVAYKNVVSNGLVLDKNGQKMSKRLGNAVDPFTTLADHGPDATRWYMISNANPWDNLKFDIAGIEEVKRKFFGTLYNTYSFFSLYANIDGFTYAEAEIPLAERPEIDRWILSELNTLVAKVDKFYAEYEPTRATRAVSDFVQDHLSNWYVRLCRRRFWKGEYAQDKISAYQTLYTCMETVAKLGAPVAPFFMDRLYKDLNAATGKESFESVHLAEFPKFNEALVDKSLERKMENAQTISSLVLSLRAKEKIKVRQPLQRIMIPILDDTQKEEILAVSDLIKSEVNVKEIELLDDASGILVKQIKPNFKALGPKFGKDMKSVASEIQSFTQGHIAQLEKEGQISIEISGKMITLETADVEISSKDIEGWLVANAGGLTVALDVTITDELRKEGIARELVNRIQNARKDSGFEVTDKINLTFLNLEELQQSVLANESYIKTETLTNELVFVDAIENGTDIEFDTIKSKMLIEKA; from the coding sequence ATGAGTAAGAATTTTACTGAATACAAAGGATTAAACCTACCTAAAGTAGCAGAAGAAATCTTAAACTATTGGGAGGAAAATAACATCTTTGAGAAAAGTGTTACAACTCGTGAAGGAAATGAACCATTCGTGTTTTTCGAAGGTCCACCTTCAGCAAATGGATTACCTGGAATTCACCACGTAATGGCACGTTCTATTAAAGATATTTTTTGTCGTTATAAAACGCAAAAAGGATATCAAGTGAAGCGTAAAGCAGGTTGGGATACACATGGTTTACCGGTTGAACTTGGAGTAGAAAAAGAGTTAGGTATTACTAAAGAAGATATCGGAAGTAAAATTACAGTTGAAGAATACAACGAAGCTTGTAAAAAAGCTGTAATGCGTTATACTGATATTTGGAATGATCTTACTCATAAAATGGGATATTGGGTTGATATGGAAGATCCATATATCACCTATAAATCTAAATATATGGAATCTGTTTGGTGGTTGCTAAAACAGATGTATAATAAAGATTTAATTTATAAAGGATATACAATCCAACCGTATTCGCCAAAAGCAGGTACAGGACTAAGTTCACATGAATTAAATCAACCAGGTTGTTATCGTGATGTGACTGATACGACTGTAGTTGCGCAGTTCAAAGCAGTTGAAGAAACATTACCAGATTTCTTACAGAATGAAGGAACAATTTATTTCTTAGCTTGGACGACAACTCCATGGACATTGCCAAGTAATACAGCTTTAACAGTTGGACCAAAGATTGATTATGTTTTAGTAGAAACATATAATCAATATACGTTTGAACCTATAAATGTTGTATTGGCTAAAAACCTAGTGTCAAAACAATTTGCAGGTAAAAAGTTTAATAAAGTTGAAGCGAAATCAGATCTAATAGCGTATAAAGAAGGAGACAAACAAATTCCTTTTTATGTTGTTAAAGAGTTTAAAGGAGCTGATTTAATCAATATCAAATATGAGCAATTAATCGATTATGTATTGCCATATGAAAATGCAGAAAATGCATTCCGTGTTATTGGAGGAGATTTTGTAACTACGGAAGATGGAACAGGAATTGTTCATACTGCACCAACATTTGGAGCAGATGATGCTTTCGTAGCAAAACAAGCAGTGCCAGAAATTCCACCATTATTAGTTTTAGATGAAAATGGAAACGCGGTTCCTTTAGTAGATTTACAAGGTCGTTTTAGACCAGAATTGAAGGAGTTTGGAGGCAAATATGTGAAGAATGAATATTATACTGAAGATGCTCCTGAGAAATCTATCGATGTTGAAATTGCTATCAAACTAAAAACAGAAAATAAAGCCTTTAAGGTTGAAAAATATGTGCACAGTTATCCGCATTGTTGGAGAACTGATAAGCCAGTTTTATATTATCCATTAGATTCTTGGTTCATTAAAGTAACTGATAAAAAGGATCGTATGTTCGATTTAAATGAAACGATTAATTGGAAACCAAAATCAACTGGTGAAGGTCGTTTCGGAAATTGGTTAAAGAATGCAAACGATTGGAATTTATCACGTTCTCGTTTCTGGGGAATTCCATTACCAATATGGAGAACTGAAGATGGAACAGAACAAATTTGTATTGGTTCTTTAGAAGAATTAAAATCAGAAATAGCAAAAGCTGTTGAAGCTGGAGTTATGGATTCAGATATTTTTGCTGAGTTTGAAGTTGGTAACATGTCTGAAGAAAACTATGATAAAGTTGACTTACATAAAAATGTAGTTGATAAAATCATATTAGTTTCTGCTTCAGGAAAACCAATGCAACGTGAAAGTGATTTAATTGATGTTTGGTTCGATTCTGGTTCAATGCCTTATGCACAATGGCACTATCCATTTGAAAACAAAGAATTAATTGATAATAAAGAGAGTTATCCAGCAAACTTTATCGCAGAAGGAGTAGATCAAACTCGTGGATGGTTCTACACATTACATGCAATTGGAACCATGGTGTTCGATTCTGTAGCGTATAAAAATGTAGTTTCTAACGGATTGGTTTTAGATAAAAACGGACAAAAAATGTCGAAGCGTTTAGGAAACGCTGTCGATCCGTTTACAACATTAGCAGATCATGGACCAGATGCAACGCGTTGGTATATGATTTCAAATGCAAATCCTTGGGATAACTTAAAGTTTGATATCGCTGGAATTGAAGAGGTAAAACGTAAGTTCTTTGGAACATTATACAACACATATTCATTCTTTAGTTTATATGCTAATATCGATGGATTTACTTATGCAGAGGCTGAAATTCCTTTAGCTGAGCGTCCAGAAATCGATCGTTGGATCCTTTCTGAATTGAATACTTTAGTTGCTAAAGTAGATAAATTCTATGCAGAATATGAGCCAACAAGAGCAACAAGAGCAGTTTCAGATTTTGTTCAAGATCACTTGAGTAACTGGTACGTTCGTTTATGTAGAAGACGTTTTTGGAAAGGAGAATACGCTCAAGATAAAATTTCTGCTTACCAGACATTATATACTTGTATGGAAACTGTAGCCAAGTTAGGAGCACCGGTTGCACCATTCTTTATGGATCGTTTATATAAAGATTTAAATGCGGCAACAGGTAAAGAATCTTTCGAAAGTGTTCATTTAGCAGAGTTTCCAAAATTCAATGAAGCTTTAGTCGATAAATCGCTAGAGCGCAAAATGGAAAACGCACAAACAATTTCATCTTTAGTACTTTCTTTAAGAGCTAAAGAGAAAATAAAAGTTCGTCAACCATTACAAAGAATCATGATTCCTATTTTAGATGATACTCAAAAAGAGGAAATCTTAGCTGTTTCAGATTTAATAAAATCGGAAGTAAATGTAAAAGAAATAGAGCTTTTAGACGACGCTTCAGGTATATTGGTAAAACAAATCAAACCAAATTTTAAAGCCTTAGGTCCAAAATTTGGAAAAGACATGAAATCTGTTGCTTCTGAAATTCAGTCTTTTACGCAGGGACATATTGCTCAGCTTGAAAAAGAAGGTCAAATTTCTATTGAAATTAGCGGAAAAATGATTACATTAGAAACGGCTGATGTAGAAATTTCATCAAAAGACATAGAAGGTTGGCTAGTGGCAAATGCTGGTGGTTTAACAGTTGCGTTAGATGTTACGATTACAGATGAATTACGAAAAGAAGGAATTGCAAGAGAGCTTGTAAATAGAATTCAAAACGCACGTAAAGATTCAGGTTTTGAAGTAACTGATAAAATCAATTTAACGTTTCTAAATTTAGAAGAATTACAACAATCTGTGTTAGCTAATGAAAGCTACATAAAAACAGAAACACTTACGAATGAGTTAGTTTTTGTTGATGCTATAGAAAATGGTACAGATATCGAGTTTGATACCATTAAAAGTAAGATGTTAATCGAAAAAGCATAG
- a CDS encoding TraR/DksA family transcriptional regulator, translating to MAEDVKVRYSDSDLQEFKEIIQDKIQQAEEDLELLKSSYENGAGNGTDDTSPTFKSFEEGTETMAKERNMQLAIRQEKFIRDLKNAIIRIENKTYGVCRVTGKLIQKERLKLVPHATLSIEAKRKQ from the coding sequence ATGGCAGAAGATGTAAAAGTAAGGTATTCAGATAGTGACTTACAAGAATTCAAAGAAATCATTCAAGACAAAATACAGCAAGCCGAAGAGGATTTAGAATTACTAAAATCTTCATATGAAAATGGTGCTGGTAATGGAACCGATGATACTTCACCGACGTTTAAGTCGTTTGAAGAAGGAACAGAGACTATGGCTAAAGAGCGAAATATGCAGTTAGCTATTCGACAAGAAAAGTTTATTCGTGATTTAAAAAATGCAATTATCCGTATTGAGAATAAAACATACGGTGTTTGTAGAGTTACAGGTAAACTCATTCAAAAAGAAAGATTGAAATTAGTTCCTCACGCCACACTAAGTATTGAGGCGAAAAGAAAACAATAA
- a CDS encoding M61 family metallopeptidase yields the protein MNRNTLTAVAVGLLLVGCSSTKSLKKDDSAVNNPIVSNIDLTNVKEDKVPVVINPGRFTTDKVTYRLPRVVQGTYSVSNFGKYIDDFKALDYSGELLPVTKVDENTWEITNATTLDKITYAVNDTFDQEKVGGIGEEVPFSPSGTNIEDTNYVLNLHGFIGYFDTLKKNQYKLDVIAPSKFKRTSALQEIGVKASEDGSVVTTSFLAPRYFDITDNPMFYGELDVEEFNVGNIKIVLSVYSPTKKHSAKKIKAVMEKMMQAQKSYLGSINSTPRYDIYLYLAGQNDDAPKGFGALEHHTSTVVVLPEFMDDTRLAESMIDVVSHEFFHIVTPLSVHSEDVHYFDYNQPTFSKHLWMYEGVTEYFATHFQVNKGLVQEDEFFTKIMDKINSASLMNDTMSFTKMSENILEKEYHDQYINVYQKGALIGMCIDILMREESNGERGILSLMKELSNKYGKHQPFEDDKLIAEITAMTYPSVGEFLNTHVVGGIPIDYNAFFEKVGVGIAERKIKTDYVRNGGAFILRGDQITGNIIFTEAVKANSFWAENGALPGDAIKVINGTALTRENARQVIGGLFTWQPGADVEVKLERAGKEIVIKTKLTQSYTMGKSLAAKSDATQKQKDLLQAWLKG from the coding sequence ATGAACAGAAACACATTAACTGCTGTTGCTGTAGGATTATTGTTAGTAGGATGTAGTTCTACTAAATCATTAAAGAAAGATGATTCTGCAGTTAATAACCCAATAGTCTCTAATATAGACTTAACAAACGTAAAGGAAGATAAAGTACCTGTAGTTATAAATCCAGGTCGATTTACTACCGATAAAGTTACTTATAGATTACCAAGAGTTGTACAAGGAACATATTCCGTAAGTAACTTTGGTAAATATATAGACGATTTTAAAGCGCTTGATTACTCAGGTGAGCTGTTACCAGTTACTAAAGTAGATGAAAATACTTGGGAGATCACAAATGCGACTACATTAGATAAAATAACGTATGCTGTTAACGATACTTTCGATCAGGAAAAAGTAGGAGGGATAGGTGAAGAGGTCCCGTTTTCACCATCAGGAACTAATATTGAAGATACTAACTATGTGTTAAACTTACATGGATTTATTGGGTATTTTGATACGTTAAAAAAGAATCAATACAAGTTAGATGTAATTGCTCCTTCAAAATTTAAAAGAACTTCTGCATTACAAGAAATAGGAGTAAAAGCTAGCGAAGATGGTTCAGTAGTAACTACTAGTTTCTTAGCACCACGTTATTTCGATATTACTGATAATCCTATGTTTTATGGAGAATTAGATGTTGAAGAATTTAATGTGGGGAATATTAAAATTGTATTAAGTGTATATTCTCCAACTAAAAAACATTCTGCTAAAAAAATAAAAGCAGTAATGGAGAAAATGATGCAAGCTCAAAAATCATACTTAGGAAGTATTAATAGTACACCTAGATATGATATTTATTTATACTTAGCCGGACAAAATGATGATGCACCAAAAGGTTTTGGAGCTTTAGAGCATCATACATCTACTGTCGTTGTATTGCCTGAGTTTATGGATGATACTCGATTAGCTGAATCTATGATAGATGTTGTTTCTCATGAGTTTTTTCATATTGTAACTCCATTAAGTGTACACTCTGAAGATGTACATTATTTTGATTATAATCAGCCAACATTTTCTAAGCATTTATGGATGTATGAAGGTGTAACCGAATACTTCGCAACACATTTTCAAGTCAATAAAGGTTTAGTGCAAGAAGATGAGTTCTTTACAAAGATCATGGATAAAATTAATAGTGCTTCTCTTATGAATGATACGATGAGTTTTACTAAAATGAGTGAAAATATTTTAGAAAAAGAATACCATGATCAATATATAAATGTATATCAAAAAGGTGCTTTAATAGGAATGTGTATTGATATTTTAATGCGAGAAGAGAGTAATGGAGAAAGAGGAATCTTATCATTAATGAAAGAATTATCTAACAAATACGGGAAACACCAACCGTTTGAGGATGATAAATTAATAGCTGAAATTACAGCAATGACATACCCTTCTGTTGGAGAATTTTTAAATACTCATGTAGTTGGAGGAATTCCTATAGATTATAATGCTTTCTTTGAAAAAGTTGGAGTAGGTATAGCAGAACGTAAAATTAAAACAGATTATGTAAGAAATGGAGGAGCATTTATTTTACGTGGAGATCAAATTACAGGAAATATTATCTTTACAGAAGCTGTTAAAGCTAATAGTTTTTGGGCTGAGAATGGAGCTTTACCAGGAGATGCAATTAAAGTAATTAATGGTACGGCTTTAACAAGAGAGAACGCAAGACAAGTAATAGGAGGATTGTTTACTTGGCAGCCTGGAGCAGATGTAGAAGTGAAGCTAGAAAGAGCAGGAAAAGAGATCGTAATTAAAACTAAATTAACTCAATCTTACACGATGGGTAAAAGTTTAGCAGCCAAATCAGATGCTACACAAAAACAGAAAGATTTATTACAAGCATGGCTAAAAGGATAA
- a CDS encoding ABC transporter permease has protein sequence MNIFPLIKYSYLQRVRNYNFLITLCASLAVAYTFVPAPDANYSTIRIADYVGDYNSAWFGYVTAIMSSLFLSLVGFYLINGGIKTDIQTKVGQIIATTKVTNATYLFSKVISGFLILLTILGIVLMMSVALFHLYNENFPFEIFQFIKPYFLITIPALFLIAVLAVVFEVFFRKYTILQNIGFFFLFSFLMLSSRTHEDHFISDMLGTQIVMNKMENQVRELTQGDRIKELSIGYVIGNKNAAKKFHFNGMEFPYSFVISRIFWIALAALLVFLTTSFFHRFSLRESSVQKTPKIAIKTEITNKEIHISGLSKLTTNFSILPLLKTELLLLIRKGKKWLWFINGIGMLLLALVPLEIAHQFVLPILWFFQVSRISGLTTKEFTNKVHYFAFASFKPLQRLLISQLLASILLLLSLALPLLVRLILAANFIALSSIILGGIFIVFLAAAFGIITKGKKLFEVVFFMITYTNINKIPFTDYFGALSQNNFFPVKLTICILMLGTIVYSIRNYQLKTS, from the coding sequence ATGAATATTTTTCCTTTAATAAAATATAGCTATTTACAACGCGTTCGAAATTATAATTTCTTAATTACACTTTGTGCAAGTTTAGCAGTTGCATATACATTTGTACCAGCACCAGATGCTAATTATTCAACGATAAGAATTGCCGATTATGTTGGAGATTATAATTCTGCTTGGTTTGGATATGTTACAGCCATTATGAGTAGTTTGTTCTTATCTTTAGTTGGTTTTTATTTGATTAATGGTGGAATTAAAACCGACATACAAACTAAGGTCGGGCAAATTATTGCTACTACAAAAGTGACCAATGCCACGTATTTATTTTCAAAAGTTATAAGTGGATTTTTAATATTATTGACTATTCTTGGAATAGTGCTTATGATGAGTGTCGCTTTATTTCATTTGTACAATGAAAACTTTCCTTTTGAAATTTTTCAGTTCATTAAACCTTATTTTTTAATTACTATTCCAGCATTATTTTTAATTGCCGTATTAGCCGTTGTTTTTGAAGTTTTTTTTAGAAAGTATACCATACTTCAAAATATTGGTTTTTTCTTCTTATTCTCTTTCTTAATGTTATCATCAAGAACTCATGAAGATCATTTTATATCTGATATGTTGGGTACTCAAATTGTAATGAATAAAATGGAAAATCAGGTTAGAGAACTAACACAAGGAGATCGGATAAAAGAATTATCTATAGGATATGTAATTGGGAATAAAAATGCTGCGAAAAAATTTCATTTTAATGGAATGGAATTTCCATACTCATTTGTAATTAGCAGAATATTTTGGATTGCTTTAGCAGCATTACTTGTTTTTCTAACAACAAGTTTCTTTCATAGGTTTTCACTTAGGGAATCTTCTGTTCAAAAAACACCAAAAATTGCGATTAAAACAGAAATAACAAATAAGGAAATTCATATCTCAGGATTATCCAAACTAACTACGAATTTCTCTATTCTTCCATTACTTAAAACCGAATTATTGTTACTGATTAGGAAAGGAAAAAAATGGTTGTGGTTTATAAATGGTATAGGAATGTTACTCTTGGCATTAGTTCCTTTAGAAATTGCACATCAGTTTGTATTGCCAATTCTTTGGTTTTTCCAAGTAAGTAGAATCTCAGGATTAACTACAAAAGAATTTACAAACAAAGTCCATTATTTTGCTTTTGCTTCTTTTAAACCGTTACAAAGATTATTAATTTCTCAACTTTTGGCTAGTATCCTATTACTTCTATCCTTAGCTCTTCCTTTATTGGTAAGATTAATTTTAGCCGCTAATTTTATAGCATTAAGCTCTATAATTTTAGGAGGGATTTTTATAGTTTTCTTAGCAGCAGCCTTTGGAATAATAACAAAAGGGAAGAAATTATTTGAAGTTGTATTTTTTATGATTACGTATACTAATATCAATAAAATTCCCTTTACAGATTATTTCGGAGCCTTAAGTCAAAATAACTTTTTTCCAGTTAAATTAACAATTTGTATTCTTATGCTTGGTACAATTGTGTATAGCATCCGTAATTATCAATTAAAAACATCTTAG
- a CDS encoding ABC transporter ATP-binding protein, with protein MRLDIQNVSKKYSATKYGLKDFSIGIDKGILGLLGPNGAGKSTLLKMIATVSKPSDGQIILNKNNVVKDPNYMRKQIGFLPQDFGVYPNLNAFEFLKYIAAMKGVGGKQLNSKITQLLEGLNLTDAAHKPIGSYSGGMKQRVGIAQALLNDPKVLIFDEPTVGLDPEERMRFRDLIHQLANDAIVILSSHIVSDIDTVADKVAIMKNGNLLAYGDQEELIDKVKGKVFETKIDKNTLHEFKQNHLVVHSLLKGKSTIVRFISSQKPNGALAQQPTLEDAYLYTTKTS; from the coding sequence ATGAGACTCGATATACAAAACGTATCTAAAAAATACAGTGCAACCAAATACGGATTAAAAGACTTTTCAATTGGTATTGACAAAGGAATATTAGGATTGTTAGGACCAAATGGAGCTGGTAAATCTACTTTACTAAAAATGATTGCTACTGTAAGCAAACCAAGTGACGGCCAAATTATTTTAAACAAAAACAACGTTGTAAAAGATCCTAATTACATGCGTAAACAAATTGGCTTTTTACCTCAGGATTTTGGAGTGTATCCTAACTTAAACGCTTTTGAATTTTTAAAATATATAGCAGCCATGAAAGGTGTTGGCGGAAAACAATTAAACTCTAAAATAACACAACTTTTAGAAGGTTTGAACTTAACGGATGCTGCTCATAAACCTATTGGAAGTTATTCTGGTGGTATGAAACAACGTGTAGGAATTGCTCAAGCTCTATTAAACGACCCAAAAGTGTTGATTTTTGACGAACCTACTGTTGGTTTAGATCCAGAAGAGCGCATGAGATTCAGAGATCTTATTCATCAACTAGCTAATGATGCCATTGTGATATTGTCTTCACATATTGTTTCAGATATAGATACTGTAGCTGATAAAGTAGCTATAATGAAAAATGGAAATTTACTCGCCTACGGAGATCAAGAAGAATTGATTGATAAGGTAAAAGGGAAAGTTTTTGAAACTAAAATTGATAAAAACACGTTACACGAGTTTAAGCAAAATCATTTAGTAGTTCATTCTTTACTAAAAGGAAAATCAACTATCGTTAGATTTATTAGTTCACAAAAACCAAATGGAGCTTTAGCACAACAACCAACATTAGAAGACGCATATTTATACACCACTAAAACATCTTAA
- a CDS encoding sensor histidine kinase, with protein sequence MSKLDTLIDNKLIQNIFVWFILFIILIGGIQSENRIQTALYAILFLLPAIYITNYFVLPYFQKRKTIFFILFILSGTLFTLLPVYVISKSINQPLDVKMFLNLFGFILLAMIFGMTIRIARDSFKRRQEVKEAELKLLKGQLNPHFLFNTLNNLYGLSVVKSDKLPNLMLKLSDLLRYSLYETKESFVSLKKEMSYLENYISLEKLRLEEQADISFSISGILNDKKLAPMLLIVFVENAFKHLAPTEGEKSTVNIDIHISENELVFKCENSFDIHSDKGENLEKGKSGIGLVNVKKRLDLIYPEAHSLKIGKTNGIFSVDLKLSI encoded by the coding sequence ATGTCTAAATTAGATACTTTGATAGATAATAAACTAATACAAAACATCTTTGTATGGTTTATTCTGTTTATCATTTTAATCGGTGGAATTCAATCAGAAAATAGAATTCAAACAGCTCTTTATGCAATTCTATTTTTACTACCTGCTATTTACATTACTAACTATTTTGTTCTTCCATATTTCCAAAAAAGGAAAACTATATTTTTCATACTTTTTATTTTAAGTGGAACGCTTTTTACTTTATTACCGGTTTATGTTATTAGTAAATCCATAAATCAACCGTTAGATGTAAAGATGTTTTTAAATCTGTTTGGTTTCATTTTATTAGCAATGATTTTTGGTATGACTATTCGTATTGCAAGAGATAGTTTTAAACGCAGACAAGAGGTAAAGGAAGCTGAATTGAAATTATTAAAAGGACAACTGAATCCTCATTTTCTATTTAATACATTGAATAATTTATATGGTTTATCTGTGGTTAAATCGGATAAACTACCAAATCTGATGTTGAAATTATCGGATTTATTACGCTATAGTTTGTATGAAACAAAAGAATCTTTTGTTTCTTTAAAAAAGGAAATGAGTTATTTGGAAAATTATATTTCTCTCGAAAAATTGAGGTTGGAAGAGCAAGCAGATATTTCATTTTCAATTTCTGGAATACTAAACGATAAGAAATTAGCACCAATGTTGTTAATTGTGTTTGTTGAGAATGCATTTAAACATTTAGCGCCTACGGAAGGAGAAAAAAGCACTGTGAATATTGATATTCATATTTCCGAAAATGAATTAGTATTCAAGTGTGAAAATTCTTTTGATATACATAGTGATAAAGGAGAGAACCTAGAAAAAGGAAAAAGTGGAATTGGATTAGTCAATGTCAAAAAAAGACTAGATTTAATTTATCCTGAAGCACATAGTTTAAAAATTGGAAAAACCAATGGTATTTTTTCCGTTGATTTAAAACTTTCGATATAA
- a CDS encoding LytR/AlgR family response regulator transcription factor, with product MEKIRCLIADDEPIARQIIENYIKDILYLELVTTCKNAFEVMEVLQKEQIDLLFLDINMPKFSGISLLKSLAKKPEVIITTAYPEYAIEGFELAVTDYLLKPFSLERFLQAIVKVQQKLKTIPIGNSQPIIVNKENEANSLFVKSDKKIIKLNFDEIYYVEAYGNYIKIYTGTMILTPQTLTEFLTKLPNNFLRIHKSFVINFNHLKLIDGNQVRLGNDKIVPVGKSYRKELIKLIE from the coding sequence ATGGAAAAGATTAGATGTTTAATTGCAGACGACGAGCCAATTGCACGTCAAATAATAGAGAATTATATTAAAGATATTCTGTATTTAGAGTTAGTAACTACCTGTAAGAATGCTTTTGAAGTTATGGAAGTATTACAAAAGGAGCAAATAGATTTACTATTCTTAGATATTAACATGCCTAAGTTCTCTGGAATAAGCTTATTGAAATCATTAGCTAAAAAACCTGAGGTTATTATCACAACAGCTTATCCGGAATATGCTATAGAAGGTTTTGAACTCGCCGTAACGGATTACTTATTAAAACCATTTTCATTAGAACGATTTTTACAAGCAATAGTTAAAGTTCAACAGAAACTCAAAACAATTCCGATTGGTAATTCACAGCCAATAATCGTAAATAAAGAAAACGAAGCTAATTCTTTATTCGTTAAAAGTGATAAGAAAATCATCAAGTTAAATTTTGACGAAATTTACTATGTAGAGGCTTATGGTAACTATATAAAAATTTATACAGGTACCATGATTTTGACACCTCAAACGTTAACTGAGTTTCTTACAAAACTTCCAAATAACTTTTTAAGAATACATAAATCTTTTGTTATTAACTTTAACCACTTAAAACTTATAGATGGCAATCAAGTTCGATTAGGTAACGATAAAATAGTGCCAGTTGGAAAATCGTATCGTAAAGAATTAATCAAACTAATAGAATAA
- a CDS encoding thiol-disulfide oxidoreductase DCC family protein: MNIPKYKYLILFDGVCNLCNSSVQFILKYDKKNQFVFTSLQGKTAEKIIDNFNIETSKIDSILLFTPEENLFYKSTAALKIAYRLKFPISLLSIFFILPRFIRDIVYDFIAKNRYKWFGKRESCYVPTPELSAKFLD, from the coding sequence ATGAATATCCCTAAATATAAATATCTAATTCTTTTTGATGGAGTATGTAATTTGTGTAATTCTAGTGTACAATTTATTTTAAAATATGATAAAAAAAATCAGTTTGTCTTTACCTCTCTTCAAGGAAAAACCGCTGAAAAAATTATCGACAATTTTAATATTGAGACTAGTAAAATTGATTCTATCTTACTGTTTACTCCTGAAGAAAATTTATTTTATAAATCTACAGCAGCATTAAAAATAGCATATCGCTTAAAATTTCCTATATCTCTTTTAAGTATCTTTTTTATTCTGCCAAGATTTATAAGAGACATTGTTTATGATTTTATTGCTAAGAACAGATATAAGTGGTTCGGTAAAAGGGAATCTTGTTATGTACCAACTCCAGAATTATCAGCCAAATTTCTGGACTAA